The proteins below are encoded in one region of Amycolatopsis magusensis:
- a CDS encoding thioesterase family protein has protein sequence MSAGEEAVPFGAAISTRSLGDGTFTADLRPEWSIGTHPHGGFLIALLAKAAQALLAERGEPQAEPLVVSAEFLHPPAIGPVLLRTELHKLGRRATVVGVRLEQRGRNCVEARVTTGRLPVRRPEWTDVPPVPAEPPPGAIQIGGNTAEGAFNLAKACDVRLDPSTVGYLAGRTADAPRIRLWVRPRAGQPDPFFALLAGDVNPPVVFNVGRMGWAPTVQLTALVRCRPAPGWLRVQVDCRAIHESWFDSDATVIDSAGRLVCQSRQLALAPGS, from the coding sequence GTGAGCGCAGGGGAAGAGGCCGTGCCCTTCGGCGCGGCGATTTCGACCCGCTCGCTCGGGGACGGCACGTTCACCGCGGACCTGCGCCCGGAGTGGTCGATCGGCACGCACCCGCACGGCGGTTTCCTGATCGCGCTGCTGGCCAAGGCCGCGCAGGCGCTGCTGGCCGAGCGCGGTGAGCCGCAGGCCGAACCGCTGGTGGTCTCGGCCGAGTTCCTGCACCCGCCTGCCATCGGCCCGGTGCTGCTGCGCACCGAACTGCACAAGCTGGGCCGCCGCGCGACAGTGGTCGGCGTGCGGCTGGAGCAGCGCGGGCGCAACTGCGTCGAAGCCAGGGTGACCACCGGGCGGCTGCCCGTCCGCCGTCCGGAGTGGACGGACGTCCCGCCGGTCCCGGCGGAGCCGCCGCCCGGCGCGATCCAGATCGGCGGCAACACCGCCGAAGGCGCGTTCAACCTGGCGAAGGCGTGCGACGTGCGCCTGGACCCGTCGACCGTGGGCTACCTGGCGGGCCGGACCGCGGACGCACCCCGCATCCGGCTGTGGGTCCGGCCGCGCGCCGGTCAGCCGGACCCGTTCTTCGCGTTGTTGGCGGGGGACGTGAACCCGCCGGTGGTGTTCAACGTGGGCCGCATGGGCTGGGCGCCGACCGTCCAGCTGACCGCCCTCGTCCGCTGCCGCCCGGCCCCCGGCTGGCTGCGCGTCCAGGTCGACTGCCGCGCCATCCACGAATCCTGGTTCGACTCGGACGCCACCGTCATCGACTCGGCGGGCCGCCTCGTCTGCCAGTCCCGCCAACTCGCCCTCGCCCCCGGCTCGTGA